The DNA sequence AGGGTGATGGGCTTGGTGCCGTTCCAGGCGAGTTCGAGGAGTGAACCGAAGGAGTCTCGCGTGGGGCCGCTGATGGTGCCGGAGCCGCAGAGGTCGCCGGCGCGGACCGGGGCTCCGTTGGACGTGAGGTGCTGGACTTGCTGCCGCATGGACCAGTACATGTGGCGGAAGTTGGTGCGGGCGATGCAGGTGGCGCTGGGCGCGGACGCAGGTTGGAGCCAGACCTCCAGATGAATGTCGTAGTTGCGGGGCTCGGCGGTCTGGAGATGGGGCAGCGGCGCGGGTTGCTGCTCAGGGCCGTCGACACGGAACGGCGTGAGAGCGTCGAGGGTGACGACCCAGGGTGAGATAGAGGTGAGGAAGCTCTTGGCGAGGAAGGGGCCGAGGGGCTGGTATTCCCAGCGCTGGATGTCGCGGGCCGACCAGTCGTTGAGCAGGACAAGGCCGAAGATGTCGCCGCTGGAGCCCAGGAAGAAGCCCGTTTCGAGTTCGATGTCGAGACGACGACAAGGGGCGTAGACGGCCGATTGGTTGTCGCCGGTGAGCTGGCCTTTGGGCCGCTTGACGGGTGTACCGCTGACCGAGACCGTGCCGCTTTTACCGTGGTAGCCGATGGGCAGCCAGCGCCAGTTGGGCAGCAGGGGGTTGGCGGGATCGCGGAACATGGAGCCGACGTTTGTAGCGTGTTCGAGCGAGGAGTAGAAGTCGACGTAGTCGCCGATGGCGGCGGGCAGGAGGAGTTCGACGTCTTCGGCGCGATGGAGGGCGCGGCCGGAGGTGTCGCGCAGTTCGGGATTCTCGGAGTTGAGCAGCCAGGAGACGCGGGCACGGAGGTCGCTCCATACCTGCGGCGGCCGGGCCATGAGGCCGTTTAGCGAGTCTCCTTCCCA is a window from the uncultured Paludibaculum sp. genome containing:
- the fahA gene encoding fumarylacetoacetase; protein product: MASYQPNQSNLTSWVPVPPDHPFSIQNLPFGIFAPKPGDPRPGVAIGDHILDLAELNIWEGDSLNGLMARPPQVWSDLRARVSWLLNSENPELRDTSGRALHRAEDVELLLPAAIGDYVDFYSSLEHATNVGSMFRDPANPLLPNWRWLPIGYHGKSGTVSVSGTPVKRPKGQLTGDNQSAVYAPCRRLDIELETGFFLGSSGDIFGLVLLNDWSARDIQRWEYQPLGPFLAKSFLTSISPWVVTLDALTPFRVDGPEQQPAPLPHLQTAEPRNYDIHLEVWLQPASAPSATCIARTNFRHMYWSMRQQVQHLTSNGAPVRAGDLCGSGTISGPTRDSFGSLLELAWNGTKPITLDTGETRAFLEDGDTITLRGWCQGVGYRVGFGDVTGTVVPA